In Candidatus Methanosphaera massiliense, the following are encoded in one genomic region:
- a CDS encoding CpaF family protein encodes MKNEKTYLPLYKSEKLPELTNDEQTEYQKIKERIIQYNINEERTNLKKEEIKQLLNTNTNNQKIVNKILNDLQGYGEIDKLLSDDNLEEIMIIGNDKPIYVYHRKHGMMITDIQLKDREIRQIIEKIANNVQRKIDKQTPILDARLPDGSRVNATIPPVSADGPTLTIRKFKKDPYTVIDLIKSNTMSSQLASFLWIVIEGLNVRPSNIIIAGGTGSGKTTTLNTLTTFIPPYERIITIEDTLEMQIPHDHIIRTETRPPNIENKGEITMNLLLKNSLRQRPDRIIVGEVRSSEAITLFSALNTGHSGMGTLHANSTNETITRLTNPPMNVPNIMINSINFIIMQNRIYNAHIGTTRRITEVAEVVGMEMGHVQLNKIFQYDAANDTITYTAINCNAINKIAQLKGIKYTDVMHEMDNRKKYLEKISKKNNLNIHEVQTYIDKYYN; translated from the coding sequence ATGAAAAATGAAAAAACATACTTACCCCTATATAAATCAGAAAAATTACCAGAACTAACCAACGACGAACAAACAGAATATCAAAAAATAAAAGAAAGAATAATACAGTACAACATAAATGAAGAGAGAACAAACCTCAAAAAAGAAGAGATAAAACAGTTACTTAACACAAACACAAATAACCAGAAAATAGTAAATAAAATACTCAACGACCTACAAGGATACGGTGAAATAGATAAGTTACTATCAGATGACAATCTTGAAGAGATAATGATAATAGGTAATGATAAGCCAATATACGTATATCATAGAAAACATGGGATGATGATAACAGATATACAACTTAAAGATAGAGAAATAAGACAAATCATAGAAAAAATAGCCAATAATGTACAAAGAAAAATAGACAAACAAACACCGATATTAGATGCCAGACTTCCAGATGGTAGCCGAGTGAATGCTACAATACCACCAGTAAGTGCAGATGGACCAACACTCACCATAAGAAAATTTAAAAAAGATCCATACACAGTAATTGATTTAATAAAATCAAATACAATGTCATCACAATTAGCATCATTTTTATGGATAGTAATAGAAGGATTGAATGTCCGTCCCTCCAATATTATAATAGCAGGAGGTACAGGATCTGGAAAAACCACAACATTAAACACGTTAACAACATTCATACCACCTTATGAACGTATAATAACAATTGAAGACACATTAGAAATGCAAATACCACATGATCATATTATTAGAACAGAAACAAGGCCACCAAACATAGAAAATAAAGGTGAAATAACAATGAATCTATTATTAAAGAATTCATTAAGACAACGACCTGATAGAATAATTGTTGGTGAAGTAAGATCAAGTGAAGCAATAACACTATTTAGCGCACTTAATACAGGACACTCAGGTATGGGTACATTACATGCTAATTCAACCAATGAAACAATAACAAGACTGACTAATCCACCAATGAATGTACCAAACATCATGATAAACTCTATTAATTTTATAATAATGCAGAATAGAATATATAATGCTCATATTGGTACAACAAGACGCATCACAGAGGTAGCAGAAGTTGTTGGAATGGAAATGGGTCATGTTCAGTTAAATAAAATATTTCAATACGATGCAGCTAATGACACAATAACATATACTGCTATAAATTGCAATGCTATAAATAAGATAGCTCAATTGAAGGGAATTAAATACACTGATGTTATGCATGAAATGGATAATAGAAAGAAATATTTAGAAAAAATTAGTAAAAAAAATAATCTAAATATACATGAAGTCCAAACATACATTGATAAATATTACAACTAA
- a CDS encoding type II secretion system F family protein, with amino-acid sequence MLTQILIKIGSTTILLKRKLYEKIGDNDKTETTEYQDLEKEINKKLLENENSTTPKLKDKKLLIIIPIIITFLINIQLGTLTILIVILIIATKKEIPKIKKNKKQNNISKILPFALRQLSTELQAGIGLFDALNTIANSNYGELSKEFKITLNDIQYGTNYIEAFNKLSQRVDTEIMNKVISQIIRTLTNGGNLANTLNIIANENSKTMKIKYKEYSEKLNSVMLLYMFIAVLIPVIIFIMIIAATTVMGSIIKPELLLILYLLFFPMIITFMIIIIKNMEPTL; translated from the coding sequence ATGCTAACACAAATACTTATTAAAATAGGGTCAACTACAATATTATTAAAAAGAAAATTGTATGAAAAAATTGGAGACAATGATAAAACAGAAACTACCGAATACCAAGACTTAGAAAAAGAAATCAACAAGAAACTATTAGAAAATGAAAATAGTACCACACCTAAACTAAAAGATAAAAAATTACTAATCATAATACCCATAATAATAACCTTTCTCATTAACATACAATTAGGAACACTGACTATATTAATTGTAATATTAATCATAGCAACAAAAAAAGAAATACCTAAAATTAAAAAAAATAAGAAACAAAATAATATCTCAAAAATACTGCCATTTGCATTAAGACAACTATCCACAGAACTTCAAGCAGGAATAGGCTTATTCGATGCTTTAAATACAATAGCAAATAGTAATTATGGTGAATTATCAAAGGAATTTAAAATAACATTAAATGACATACAATATGGAACCAATTATATAGAAGCATTCAATAAATTATCTCAGAGAGTTGACACAGAAATTATGAACAAAGTAATAAGTCAAATTATCAGAACTTTGACAAACGGAGGAAACCTTGCAAATACACTGAATATAATAGCAAATGAGAATTCTAAAACTATGAAGATTAAATATAAAGAATACTCAGAGAAATTAAACTCAGTAATGTTATTATACATGTTTATTGCAGTGTTAATACCTGTAATTATATTTATCATGATAATTGCAGCAACTACAGTTATGGGATCAATAATAAAACCAGAATTACTCCTAATATTATACTTATTATTTTTTCCAATGATAATCACGTTTATGATAATAATCATAAAAAATATGGAACCAACATTATAA
- a CDS encoding 3'-5' exoribonuclease YhaM family protein produces the protein MTKKEEDFIGNFKGNREIISQFLVKTKEIKRTKNNKPYLELTLQDKTGQIKGRMFTKQTYKEFDNIEVNSVWNIVGKIQEFPVGSGKYNILIKKLHVSKKYEKDEFIRKIEHYDSHVKYLRNAIKGVENPHLKKILTTIFEDPEFKHKFFTAPAAKIHHHNYTGGLLVHTNEVIEICETISNIYEGINHDLLITGAILHDIGKIKTYDYDTEDIEINYEGRMLDHIFIGANMLETVVEKIDTPKTLRIQLIHMILSHHGKTELGWGSTVDPKIPEAIALHHADDISAKITDSLE, from the coding sequence TTGACAAAAAAAGAAGAAGATTTTATAGGGAACTTCAAAGGAAATCGTGAAATAATAAGCCAATTTCTTGTAAAAACTAAAGAAATAAAGAGAACAAAAAATAATAAACCATACCTTGAATTAACTCTACAAGACAAAACAGGTCAAATTAAAGGAAGAATGTTCACAAAACAAACATATAAAGAGTTTGATAACATAGAAGTTAATAGTGTATGGAATATTGTTGGAAAAATTCAAGAGTTCCCGGTAGGATCTGGAAAATACAACATACTAATAAAAAAATTACATGTTTCAAAAAAGTATGAAAAAGATGAATTTATACGAAAAATAGAACACTATGATAGTCATGTGAAATATCTGAGAAATGCTATTAAAGGCGTTGAAAATCCTCATCTTAAAAAAATATTAACAACAATATTTGAAGATCCAGAATTTAAACATAAATTTTTCACTGCTCCTGCAGCCAAAATACATCACCATAATTATACTGGTGGATTACTAGTTCATACTAATGAAGTAATTGAAATCTGTGAAACAATATCTAACATATATGAAGGTATTAATCATGATTTATTAATAACAGGAGCGATATTACATGATATTGGTAAAATAAAGACGTATGACTATGATACAGAGGACATTGAAATAAATTATGAGGGAAGAATGTTAGATCATATTTTTATTGGAGCTAACATGTTAGAGACAGTAGTAGAAAAGATAGATACTCCTAAAACACTTCGAATACAATTGATCCATATGATTTTAAGTCATCATGGAAAAACAGAATTAGGATGGGGTTCCACAGTAGATCCTAAAATACCAGAAGCTATAGCTCTACATCATGCCGATGACATAAGTGCTAAAATCACAGATTCATTAGAATAA